One region of Acidobacteriota bacterium genomic DNA includes:
- a CDS encoding SDR family NAD(P)-dependent oxidoreductase, translating to MTVDINLHGHVCIVTGASGELGRVMSRTLGAAGAAVALHYFRQKERAQALLDELRSVGVQAMTVQGDVTEMASVDSMKSAVERELGPADIIVDNAVIQYDWVSVLEQPLEDFESQFRSCVMHNVHMVKAF from the coding sequence ATGACTGTCGACATCAACCTGCATGGCCATGTCTGCATCGTGACCGGAGCGAGTGGAGAGCTCGGAAGGGTGATGTCCCGCACTCTCGGCGCGGCCGGGGCGGCGGTCGCACTCCACTACTTCCGGCAAAAGGAGAGGGCACAGGCCCTCCTCGATGAGCTGCGGTCGGTGGGTGTGCAGGCAATGACGGTGCAGGGCGACGTCACCGAAATGGCGTCAGTCGATTCGATGAAATCGGCGGTGGAGAGGGAGCTCGGTCCGGCCGATATCATCGTCGACAACGCGGTCATACAGTACGACTGGGTATCGGTCCTCGAACAACCGCTGGAGGACTTCGAGAGTCAGTTCCGCTCCTGCGTCATGCACAACGTGCACATGGTCAAGGCTTTC
- a CDS encoding sodium:solute symporter, whose protein sequence is MTESAAIAVVFTPLDWVWVILLIAVMIACGIIFYRLGKRSEADFFLAGRGLPWWLPATSVYATHTATDTPMWICGTIYKWGMRGIWLPFFTAWTAISALVSTRIFRRSLAMSQAEWQTLRYSGLGSELLRGWLAGWQTFMNMFVLAWVSAAMGKVCTYLFAWPNWVGVVLFTSICAVYVLAAGYWGVIMADFQQGVISFLIITLVSFWGISVAGGPSGIVLRLGELGEGWRLNPFHFDGFWGLDPNAFYTADFLTLLIMATLGGIGMGNFIDWYPEAQRIQSARTVRDASYSIWAGGFVTLIRNSVWAVAILAFFVMYPAINSEAQYEMGWFRLGFENLPAGMIGIFFAGIIAIHLSTISTHLNLGALYATRDLYHHYVNPEASEERLVKIGRLNTLLLLLGSFLLGLTMQSITSWLIFALWLQAAGIWIPSILQVVWWRFNSWAYLSSWIANLVMSWLVVWVLPELGILPDLPNWLNFWLLAVLVSLVYLPVTFLTEPDDREHLVRYFVQARPLGFWGPIRAEAERRGLLTSEGSGR, encoded by the coding sequence GTGACTGAATCTGCCGCCATCGCAGTCGTATTCACACCGCTCGACTGGGTCTGGGTCATCCTCCTCATTGCAGTCATGATCGCGTGCGGCATCATTTTCTACAGGCTCGGCAAACGTTCGGAGGCCGACTTCTTTCTTGCCGGTCGCGGACTTCCATGGTGGCTGCCGGCAACCTCGGTCTATGCCACCCACACCGCCACCGACACTCCGATGTGGATCTGCGGCACGATCTACAAATGGGGCATGCGGGGCATCTGGCTGCCCTTCTTCACGGCCTGGACCGCCATTTCGGCCTTGGTTTCCACCCGCATCTTCCGGCGCAGCCTCGCGATGAGCCAAGCGGAGTGGCAAACCCTTCGTTATTCGGGACTCGGGTCCGAGCTGTTGCGTGGCTGGCTTGCCGGCTGGCAGACCTTCATGAATATGTTCGTGCTGGCATGGGTTTCGGCCGCGATGGGGAAGGTCTGCACCTATCTCTTCGCCTGGCCGAACTGGGTCGGCGTGGTGCTCTTCACCTCTATCTGCGCAGTGTACGTGCTGGCAGCCGGCTATTGGGGTGTCATCATGGCCGATTTCCAACAGGGTGTGATCAGTTTCCTGATCATCACTCTGGTCTCCTTCTGGGGCATCTCTGTGGCGGGCGGTCCTTCAGGAATCGTTTTACGGCTCGGGGAGCTCGGTGAGGGGTGGCGCCTCAATCCATTCCATTTCGACGGGTTTTGGGGCCTCGATCCGAACGCCTTCTACACTGCCGACTTCCTGACCCTGTTGATCATGGCCACCCTCGGCGGGATCGGCATGGGCAACTTCATCGACTGGTACCCAGAAGCACAACGAATCCAGTCCGCTCGAACCGTCCGCGACGCCAGTTACTCGATCTGGGCCGGCGGTTTCGTGACCCTGATCCGCAACAGCGTCTGGGCGGTCGCGATCCTCGCCTTCTTCGTCATGTACCCTGCGATCAACTCCGAAGCCCAGTACGAGATGGGTTGGTTTCGGCTCGGTTTCGAGAATCTGCCGGCCGGGATGATCGGCATCTTCTTCGCAGGAATCATCGCCATCCACCTCTCCACAATTTCGACCCACCTCAACCTCGGCGCCCTCTACGCCACCCGCGACCTTTACCACCACTACGTCAACCCCGAGGCCTCAGAGGAAAGGCTCGTCAAGATCGGTCGGCTCAATACCCTCCTGTTGCTTCTCGGATCGTTCCTCCTTGGCCTCACTATGCAGTCGATCACTTCGTGGCTGATCTTTGCCCTCTGGCTGCAGGCGGCTGGCATCTGGATCCCGTCGATCCTGCAGGTCGTCTGGTGGCGATTCAATTCCTGGGCGTACCTCTCGAGCTGGATCGCCAACCTGGTCATGAGCTGGCTAGTGGTGTGGGTCCTGCCCGAGCTCGGGATCCTCCCCGATCTGCCGAACTGGCTCAACTTCTGGCTGCTGGCGGTGCTGGTGTCTCTGGTCTACCTGCCGGTCACCTTCCTGACTGAGCCCGACGACCGCGAGCATCTGGTGCGCTATTTCGTCCAGGCCCGCCCGCTCGGTTTCTGGGGCCCGATTCGGGCCGAGGCCGAGCGACGTGGTTTGTTGACCTCAGAGGGGAGTGGCCGATGA
- a CDS encoding cellulase family glycosylhydrolase, whose protein sequence is MKTSWVCVIVLILGTACTGPPTPDAPDFIRVEGSRLIRNGQPYHFLGTNVWYGCNLGALAEGGDRDRLIRELDLLQSLGVDNLRVLGASEGLGQHNTVWPPLQPEPGVYDQRLLEGLDFLLAEMGKRDMVAVVYLNNYWVWSGGMSQYVSWFDDEPLPNPFLEGYSWLEFMEFSARFYTHTEANGAYRRYIEMLVNRENAFTGIRYRDDPTIMAWQLGNEPRPGEGESGKQKFEVFTRWVGETADFIRSLDPNHLISTGNEGLKGSIESAETYLDIHRFANIDYLTAHLWILNWSWYDPTRPEETYAEAERQAIEYLDRHIAFAEEIGKPLVLDEFGIPRDDHSFSPAVGTTYRDLFYARVFEHIHANAAAGGPFAGSNFWSWGGLGQASDPEEAVWRRGDQFTGDPPQEPQGRNSVFASDVSTLAVIEKFTGKTRALRSEPGFGRSK, encoded by the coding sequence ATGAAGACATCGTGGGTCTGCGTGATCGTGTTGATCCTTGGCACCGCCTGCACCGGACCACCGACGCCGGATGCGCCGGATTTCATCCGGGTCGAGGGGAGCCGCCTCATCAGAAACGGACAGCCCTACCACTTCCTCGGCACCAACGTCTGGTACGGCTGCAATCTCGGCGCCCTCGCCGAGGGCGGGGACCGGGATCGTTTGATCCGCGAGCTCGACCTCCTGCAGTCTCTTGGAGTTGACAACTTGCGGGTGCTCGGCGCGTCGGAGGGCCTCGGCCAACACAACACCGTGTGGCCGCCGCTGCAGCCGGAGCCGGGCGTCTACGATCAACGACTCCTGGAAGGCCTCGACTTCCTCCTCGCCGAAATGGGGAAGCGCGACATGGTGGCCGTCGTCTATCTCAATAATTACTGGGTGTGGTCTGGAGGCATGTCGCAGTACGTTTCATGGTTCGACGACGAACCGCTGCCAAACCCGTTCCTGGAAGGCTACTCGTGGCTCGAGTTCATGGAGTTCTCGGCACGTTTCTACACCCACACGGAGGCCAACGGAGCGTATCGTCGCTACATCGAGATGCTCGTCAACCGCGAAAACGCATTCACCGGCATCCGTTACCGCGATGACCCGACCATCATGGCATGGCAGCTCGGTAACGAGCCGCGGCCAGGAGAGGGCGAGTCCGGCAAGCAGAAATTCGAGGTTTTCACGCGGTGGGTGGGTGAGACCGCAGATTTCATTCGCTCGCTCGATCCCAACCACCTGATCTCCACCGGCAACGAGGGGCTCAAGGGGAGCATAGAATCCGCCGAGACCTACCTGGACATCCACCGGTTCGCGAACATCGATTATCTGACTGCCCACCTGTGGATTCTCAACTGGAGCTGGTACGACCCGACCAGGCCCGAGGAGACCTATGCCGAGGCTGAGCGTCAGGCGATCGAGTATCTCGACCGGCACATTGCGTTTGCCGAGGAGATCGGCAAGCCGCTGGTGCTCGACGAGTTCGGCATACCACGTGACGATCACTCGTTCTCGCCGGCCGTAGGTACGACCTATCGAGACCTTTTCTATGCCCGGGTCTTCGAGCACATACACGCCAATGCCGCCGCAGGGGGGCCCTTTGCCGGCAGCAATTTCTGGTCCTGGGGTGGCCTTGGCCAGGCGTCGGACCCGGAAGAAGCCGTGTGGCGGCGCGGCGATCAGTTCACCGGCGATCCGCCGCAGGAGCCCCAGGGCCGCAACTCGGTCTTTGCGAGCGATGTATCGACCTTAGCGGTCATCGAGAAATTCACCGGAAAAACGAGAGCCCTCAGGTCTGAGCCGGGGTTCGGGAGATCGAAATGA
- a CDS encoding glycosyl transferase produces the protein MRFGHFDDEAREYVITTPRTPYPWINYLGTDDFFSLISHTGGGYCFYRDARFRRLLRYRYNNVPTDVGGRALFIRDGDDVWTPAWMPMKSQLDRFECRHGLGTTKIFGSRNGVSAEMLFLVPLGETAEVCRLTLTNESKNEKALRIFSFVEFCLWNAWDDQTNFQRNFSTGEVEVEGSAIYHVTEYRERRNHYAVYGVNAPHAGFDTDRETFFGLYNGLHEPEAVLAGTPRNSMASGWAPIGSHCLDLELTPGEAHEFVFTLGYVENPADDKWERPGVVNKEPAHALLSRFSTSAQVEDAVAKLSDYWSSLLEIYTLESPDERLDRMVNTWNPYQCMVTFNMSRSASYFESGIGRGMGFRDSNQDLLGFVHLVPDRARQRILDIASTQFPDGSAYHQYQPLTKRGNHDVGSGFNDDPLWLIIGTAAYIKETGDFGILREEVPFDNDETNTASLFEHLRRSFHFTIENLGPHGLPLIGRADWNDCLNLNCFSETPDEPYQTTANRQGRTAESVFIAGQFVYAAPDYADLAVHVGLNQEAEAAREHAAHMEEAILEHAWDGAWFLRAYDFFGNKVGSHECEEGQIFIEPQGFCVMAGVGAEDSKALRALDSVGERLGTPYGIVLNQPPYSTYRIELGEISSYPPGYKENAGIFCHNNPWVMIAETRIGRGDRAFDYYKRIAPAYLEEISDIHRTEPYVYSQMVAGRDAVREGEAKNSWLTGTAAWNYVAIAHYMLGIRPEFDGLRVAPCIGSEVSHFTVTRRCRDAVYRIRVTNSMKSGEPKLVVDGSSIEGTLVPYAEAGTTVEIECET, from the coding sequence ATGCGGTTCGGACACTTCGACGACGAGGCGCGTGAGTACGTCATCACGACGCCGCGAACGCCGTACCCGTGGATCAACTACCTGGGCACCGACGACTTTTTCTCACTGATCTCGCACACCGGCGGAGGCTACTGCTTCTATCGCGATGCTCGCTTCCGACGCCTCTTGCGCTACCGCTACAACAACGTACCAACCGACGTCGGCGGCCGCGCCCTTTTCATTCGCGACGGCGACGATGTGTGGACGCCGGCCTGGATGCCGATGAAGTCTCAGCTCGACCGGTTCGAATGCCGTCATGGCCTGGGGACGACAAAAATCTTCGGCTCGCGGAATGGTGTTTCCGCCGAAATGCTCTTTCTGGTTCCGCTCGGAGAGACCGCCGAGGTGTGTCGACTCACGCTCACGAATGAGTCGAAGAATGAAAAGGCCCTGCGAATTTTCAGCTTTGTCGAGTTCTGCCTGTGGAACGCGTGGGACGACCAGACCAACTTCCAGCGCAACTTCTCGACCGGCGAGGTCGAGGTCGAGGGAAGCGCCATCTACCACGTGACCGAGTACCGTGAGCGACGCAACCACTACGCGGTGTACGGGGTCAACGCGCCCCACGCCGGTTTCGACACCGACCGGGAGACCTTTTTCGGCCTCTACAACGGTCTCCACGAGCCCGAGGCCGTTCTCGCGGGTACACCTCGCAACTCGATGGCCTCGGGCTGGGCGCCTATTGGCTCCCACTGTCTCGATCTCGAGCTCACACCGGGCGAGGCCCACGAATTTGTCTTCACCCTCGGATACGTGGAGAACCCTGCGGACGACAAGTGGGAGAGGCCGGGAGTCGTCAACAAAGAGCCGGCCCATGCCCTGCTGTCGCGGTTCTCCACATCCGCACAGGTCGAGGATGCAGTTGCCAAGCTCAGCGACTACTGGTCCTCCCTGCTCGAGATCTACACACTGGAATCGCCGGATGAGCGCCTCGACCGCATGGTCAACACCTGGAATCCGTACCAGTGCATGGTGACCTTCAACATGTCACGCAGCGCCTCGTACTTCGAAAGTGGTATCGGCCGCGGCATGGGGTTCCGTGACTCCAACCAGGACCTGCTCGGATTTGTTCACCTGGTGCCCGACCGTGCGCGGCAGCGGATACTTGACATCGCCTCCACCCAGTTCCCCGACGGCAGCGCGTATCACCAGTACCAGCCGCTGACCAAGCGCGGTAACCACGACGTCGGCTCGGGCTTCAATGACGACCCCCTGTGGCTGATCATTGGCACCGCCGCCTACATTAAGGAAACAGGGGACTTCGGCATCCTCCGAGAGGAGGTGCCATTCGACAACGATGAGACGAACACCGCGTCCCTCTTCGAGCACCTGCGCCGGTCCTTTCACTTCACGATCGAAAACCTCGGACCACACGGCCTGCCGCTGATCGGTCGTGCCGACTGGAACGACTGCCTCAACCTCAACTGCTTCTCGGAGACCCCGGACGAGCCTTATCAGACTACGGCTAACCGCCAGGGCCGCACCGCCGAGTCGGTCTTCATCGCCGGCCAGTTCGTCTACGCCGCACCTGATTACGCGGACCTCGCGGTGCACGTGGGCTTGAACCAGGAGGCCGAGGCGGCCCGGGAACACGCCGCCCACATGGAAGAGGCGATCCTTGAACACGCCTGGGACGGGGCATGGTTCCTCCGCGCCTACGACTTCTTTGGCAACAAGGTCGGCAGCCACGAGTGCGAGGAGGGTCAGATCTTCATCGAACCACAGGGTTTCTGCGTCATGGCCGGAGTCGGGGCAGAAGACAGCAAGGCGCTTCGCGCGCTTGATTCGGTGGGCGAGCGGCTCGGTACGCCGTACGGCATCGTCCTCAACCAGCCCCCCTATTCGACCTACCGCATCGAGCTCGGCGAGATCTCCTCCTACCCGCCGGGCTACAAGGAAAATGCCGGCATCTTTTGCCACAACAACCCGTGGGTGATGATCGCCGAAACCAGGATCGGCCGTGGCGACCGCGCGTTCGACTACTACAAGCGCATCGCGCCGGCCTATCTCGAAGAGATCTCGGACATTCACCGCACCGAGCCCTACGTCTACTCGCAGATGGTGGCGGGACGGGATGCGGTCCGCGAGGGTGAGGCCAAGAACTCCTGGTTGACCGGCACCGCGGCTTGGAACTACGTCGCCATTGCCCACTACATGCTCGGTATCCGACCGGAGTTTGATGGTCTGAGGGTGGCCCCGTGCATCGGCTCCGAGGTCTCGCACTTCACCGTCACCCGTCGCTGCCGTGACGCCGTCTATCGCATTCGGGTCACGAACTCGATGAAGAGCGGCGAGCCGAAGCTCGTCGTAGACGGTAGCTCGATCGAGGGCACCCTGGTGCCGTATGCAGAGGCCGGCACCACCGTCGAAATCGAGTGCGAGACATAA